GAGGCGCTGGGCGTATGCGAGCGCGCATATAAAAAAGGCCAAATCATCTTTCATGCGGGAAAGACGACCGATACGATGGGCATGGTGCTTTCGGGAAGCGTCATCATCGAAAACAACGATCTGTGGGGCAACCGCACGATACTCGGTTACATCGGCAAGGGACAGTTTTTCGGCGAAACCTATGCGCTTTTGGAAAACACCGTACTCCTCGTCGATGCGTGCGCAAACGAAGACAGCAGTATCGTATTTTTTAAAATCGGTGCCGTACGGAGCATGGCGGCAAGCGGAGAGCCGTGGCTCGTAAAACTTTTGTCGAATCTCCTTGCGATTTCCGTCCGCAAAAACATCGCGCTGTCGGAGCGGAGTTTTCACACCGCGCGCAAAACGAGCCGCGCAAAACTCCTGTCGTATCTGAATTTCATTTCACTGAAAAAGAAAAGCACCGAATTCGACATTCCCTTCGACCGACAGCAGCTCGCCGACTATCTCAACCTCGAACGGACGGCGCTTTCGAAAGAACTCGGAAAAATGCAAAACGACGGTCTCATCACGTTTCGAAAAAATCACTTCGTGCTGAACAAAACGAAGTCACAGGGAAAATAAACGCGATTCTAAAACGCGAATTCCGTTTTCGCAAAAAACGCCGACCTGTCCGCAAAGGAATCGATCGGCGCACCTTACGGAAGATAATACAGGCGGAACAGACTCATCCTGATGTGCGTACGGTTTCCAGCCAGCCCAGCATAGTGTCCAGCACGAGGCGGGTGTTTCCGCATTGACAGTGGTTCGACGCCGCTTCTTTGTCGGTGAACAGCCTGAACGTTACCGATTTTGCACCGGTGAGCGCATCGATTTCTTCTCGGTATAAATGCCAATCGATAAAGTGGTCTTTTGCGCCCTGCAAAATCAATACGTCCTGATCGATTTTGTCCGCAATATCGAGCATTTGAAAATCGTTCATTTTTTGTATCCACTCGTACGGGCTTTTTACGCCGTATGCGTGCATGCCGTGATTGAGCGCCCATTGTAAAGCGGGATCTTTTTTTGCGTGGCCGTACAAGACGGCGTTTATAATGCCCTTTAAGCGAAGACGCAGCAGCGTTTTAAAAAAATTTTGCATCGTATCGGGTAAATCGGAGAGAGATACGTGTAAAAAATTCGGAAACACCGACCATGCGATAACCTGCTTAATGCGTTTTTCGAATGCGGCGGCTCTGGGCGCAAGCATCCCTCCCAACGAAGCGCCGACGATAACAAGGTCGTCCAAGCCGAAATAATCGACGATCGCCGTAACCGGTTTTTCCCATTCGTGCGTAAAAGTCGCTCCCTGCACGCGCAAAACGCCGCCCTGCCCCGGCCCTTCAAAAAGATACACATCGTAACCGTTTTCGGCAAAATACAGCATAGGAAAAAACAGCTCTTCAAAATAACTGTCGTTTCCGCCGTGCAAAAGTATCGTCCCTTTCGGAGTTTTATGCGAAGCGTCCACGCCGGCTTTTGCATGCATAACCGGAAGACGGATCGAACCGAACGGAACGTCGAAGCGTTCAACCGTACCCGACGAAAAATAATCGGCATAGTACGTGTAAAACAAATCGACGGCTTTTTTATAATACGCAAGCTTGTCGCCGTCTCCGTCCGACATAAAAAATTCGCTCATGCGGTAATAAGCGATCGCGTTTTCGGTTCTGCCTTCTTTGAGCGCATTGTCTCCCAAGCGGATGAGCGTATGTTTCCAGTCGTCGTGCGTACGAATGTCGTGTGACACCGCAGCCGTTTCGTCCAAGTCGCCTCCGTCCCAGTTGATAAGCCTGTTAAGCTGATAATTATAGTTTGCATCATTGTTTAAATTATATAAACCGACTTTAAATTGAATCACAGTTTCTCCCAAACGCCGACCGGTTCGCAAAGGAATCGATCGATGCCGAATTTTCGAAAAAAATCGCTCAAGGCGGTTTTTTGAGATGCCCAAAATCTTTAATCGCGCGGCGTTTGAAGTTTCGAACTCCGATGCCGCGCGATTTTGTAAACTATGTTTTCAGCCGCGTTCAGTCGGCCGCTTCTTTGAATTTGTCCTCAGTCGTCCCCATAACCGAAGCGGCGGCGGTATAAGCGCTCAGCTTTCCTTTCGGTACGGTAATACTGCCCACACCCAAAGCGGGACACTTATAAAAGGCGTCGTTGAACTTTCCTGCATGGTAATTACATTTGAGTGTAACGGATGGGAGCTTCGAACAGCCGTTAAAACAGTGAAACATCGTATTGACTGCAGCCGGAACGACGGGCGCGGTTTTTAATTCCGTACATTTCATAAAACAAAAACTGAGAATCGTAACGCTTTCCGGTACGGCGGGTGCCGTCGTCAAACTGATACACTTCTTAAAACAACCCTGCATCGTTGTAATACCGTTCGGAATGCTCGGCGCTCCCGTCAACTCTGTACAACCTTCAAAGCTTCCCATCAAATTAACAACACCGGAGGGAATATTTTCAACGGAAACCAGATTCGTGCACCCCCCAAAACAGTATTCCATGGATGTCCCCGCCGCAATATTTGCCGGCAATTTAAGAGCGATCTTTTTACCGGAATCCTTCAATCGTTTACCTAATTCACCGTGTACGGCAACATCGTCAACTGTATCGAAACTGCCTTTTAAATCCGTCGCCGGTATGGTTCCCGTTATTTCGATATAGTTGACTTCGGTCGAAGAAGCGCTTGCAAGATGTGTCGCCAAATCGCTGTATGCAACTCTCGTATACGCCTTACCGATTATAACGCGTACCGTAACATCCGAAGTAACCTTTATCTTCGCTTTAACATCACCGGGGTCTCCGCCGGATATTTTTTGTCCGCCCGAAATTTCCCATGAACGAACTTCGTAAGTCAGATTAGGAGCCGCAGTAAATTCGATTTCCGTATTTTTCAAAACTTTGCCGTCCGAAGGGATTGCGGGCACCGCCGTAAGCGTACCGTTTTGGGCATCCGTCATTACATGGTAATAAGTCACAACGGGTGTGCCGCCCTCGCTGTCAGAAGGGCCTTTACAGCCGGTCAACGCGCATAGAACCAACAGGATACTGCCGAGCAATACCCAACCCTTGTATACCTTTGTATACAGTCTTGAATTTTTCGTATTCATAAACACCTCCTGGTATTGTTTTGAATGTAGATAACACACCCGCTTTACGGGCGCCGTATCGTATTTTTATAATATAACGCATTTTTAATTTTTTTCCAAATGCTTTGCAAACGTACGTTGTATCAATGTATGCTTATATCTCGCCGTCCCGTCAATCGACGGAAACGCCGATTTCGCGGTAATAGCGCTTCGCGCCTTCGTGCAGCGGCAACCCTGCAATGTCTTTTACCGCATCCTGCGCCGTCAAGCCTTTTAAATTACGCTGCGCGTTTCCGAGCTCGTCGACGTTTTCCCAAAAGGTTTTCGTAAGCATATACACCGTTTCATCGTCGAGCGTCGAATTGCAAAACATCAACATTTTAATAGCCGTCGTTCCGACATCGGCGTTTTGTCCGGGATAGGTTCCCGCGGGAATCGTATAGCGCGCATACCACGGATAAGATGAACGAAGCTTTTCCAAAATATCGTCTTCGATTCCGACGAGATTGCATCCCGACGAGCAGGCCTGAGAAACGGCGGCTGCGGGAATGCCGCTCATAATCCATGCGCCGTCGAGCGTACCGTTTTGGAGCATATCGGCAGCATCTCCGAACGCGATGTATTCGGTTTGAATATCGGACGGATAATTCAAGCCCGCCGCGGTAAAGTGGTTTTTACATTCGCCTTCAACGCTCGATCCCGCAGCGGCGACGGCAAAATGTTTACCCTTGATATCGGAAAGAGATGCGATGCCGGACTTTTTTGTAACGACGACCTGATTCGGATTAAAGTACAAACCCGCAATGATGCGGAGATTTTTATTCGCAGCGCCATCGAAGCTGTCGGTGCCGTTATAGCTTTGCCAGCAGTTCGAGCTCACGGCGATCGACACTTGCGACTCTCCGTCGGCGATCTGATTGAGGTTGTCGATGCCGCCGTTCGACGCTTGACTCGACGCGCTCACAAAATCGATCTTCGTGTCCCACACGTTTGTGATCGCGGCTCCTACCGCATAGAGCGCGCCCGACGCGGATGCCGTCGGAAATTTAATCGTCACTTTTTCGTGTCCGCCCGCCGCAGTTTTTTTCCCGCTGCAGCCTGCAAGTACGGCAGCCGCAAAAATTACAACAAAACCGATCTTCATAGATACGTTTTTCATAACAACTCCCATAAAAAGTCAATGAACAAGGTGACTTTCTAAGCTGTTTAATTCATGGCAACGAGGGCTTGTTCAGCAAGACTCATAGGTTTATATCTGCCCATCATCTTTGTTGAATCAAAGTCCTGTTTTTCCGTGAGCAACGCCCACACGATTTCTGCCATCTTCCTTGCAGCTGCAACAATCGATTTGCCGCTGCCTTTGTTCTTTTTCATATAATCCAGTCGCTGCATGATCCTCCATCCCGAAGTATCCTTGCAACGACGAATTCCCAACACCAACTGTACGTACGCCGTTCTCAATTCCTGAGGACCGCGCTTGGTTATTCTGCCATGTCTCACCGTTTCATTTGAATCCTGTACCCATGGCACAAGCCCGCAAAAGGCCGCATATTTCTTCGCACTGGCAAACCTACCTATATCTTCTGTGTACGAGCGGATTATCCATGCCGTGATTTTTCCGCAGCCTCGAATCGTCATAAGACGACTAACCATTTCATCGTCTTTCGTTAATTCGCTTAACTGCTTTTCAATCAGCTTGACCGATTGGCTCATCTGCTCTATAATTTCAATCATCAGTTTTACTGATTGTGCTTCGAGCACGAGGTCGCTACGCGACGACAGGGTGTCCAGAACTTCCTGGCGCCCTTTTTTACTTTGGAGGCTTCGACTTTCATCCTGTAGCCCCATACTCACCAGAAGCGCATGAATTTCATTCTTTTGTCCGACAATCGAATGAACCAGCCGCTCCCTTGATTTCAAAAGCCGTCTCAAGTTTTCCGTTCCCTTACTGCACAGATAGCTTTCCGGAAGCATATCCTTTGATAGAAACTCTGAAATCGTCGAAGCATCATGCTTGTCGGTTTTCTTCGTCGATTCGTTGATTACCTTGAATTTCAACGTATTGATTACCGTCACGTGCGCTCCCACTTTTTCTACCTGAGCCTTGAAGAATCTTGTGTTGCCGGTTGATTCAACTCCGATTTTCACAGTGAAACCGCCTATCTTGTACTCCGTTATTCTCGCAAGAAATGCCGCATACCCAACTTCTGTCGTCGGATACTGTTTGATCTGCTCAAAGCTTTCAACCGTTTCCTCTGTCCGCTCATGCACGGTAAACTGTGTTTTGTGCAAATCAACGCCAATGTAAACTGTCATCTTGACCTCCGTTCTCACTCAGCGGAAAGTCTATTCGGTAATGTGTCCCATTCTCCCATTCAGTCTCTTACGACTATCGTATGGTGCGGCAATAGCTCTTCATTCTCCTAACCGAAGGTCATAGCCTCCACTAAATATGTCGAACTCTTGCCTGGTTCCCGCTGAACTCTTTCTTTGTTCAGCTTATCACATTACCACTTGTTCGTTTTCCTTTTTATCATACCTCCTATAAAAAACCAAAAAATTTTCAAAAAATTCAACCGCGCGCTTTGCAGAACACATGCAAGCGCACTATCATCCGCGTAACCGTATTCTTAAGCAACTCCGCTTATGAGCGCTTTTCCGAATCGGAAATCTTTTTCGCCGGCACTCGGTTTTTTACATATTGATAAATGCTCACCGCAGCGAGGAGCGCAAAACCGATCGCATCGGAGACGACGCCCGCATAGAGCAAAAGAGGGGCGATCGCGATGAGAGAGAGCCGTTCGAAAAGGGATGCGCGGCGCAAAAGCCATCCCTCAAGCCCCGCGACGAGCGTGACCGTTCCGACCGATGCCGTAAACACAGACCAGAGGCTCATCGCAAGAGGCGCGCTTCCGCTTCCGATGAGCAACACCGGATTTGCCAAAAAGAAAAACGGAATCAAAAATCCGACCAGCCCTATCCGCACGGCAAGCAGTCCGGTTTTAAGCTGATCCGAACCTGCGATGCCGGCTGCAACGTAACAGCTGATTGCGACCGGCGGCGTGATATTCGAAAGGCATGCATAGATGAGACAAAACAAGTGCGCCGCTATCGGAAGTACGCCTGTTTTTATTAAAACGGGAACGGCGACAGCCTGCACGATGACGTAGGCCGCCACGCCCGGAACACCCATCCCCAATATCGTCGACATAACCATGACGAGGAGCCCCGTTAAATAGATGCTCTTGTTCGGTACGACGTTCAAAATCACGTAGCCCATGTTTAGGCCGAGGCTTGTCAGCGTCACGGTTCCTATAATGACACCGATGATAACGCAGGACACACCCACTCCGACGGCACCCTTCGCGCCTTCGACGCAGGCGGCGATTATTTTATCGGGTGTCATGCGAGTGTCTTTTCGGAGCCAGCTCGCGCCGACGGCCGCGAAAATCGCAGCGACTGCCGAAAGAAGCGGCGTAAATCCCTTCGCCATCATCGCGATAAGCAGCACGAGCGGGAGCACGAGATGCCCCTGCTCTTTCAGCACTTTTACGGCATCGGGAATGTGCTCTTTCGAAAGACCGGGAAGTCCCATGCGCTTCGCTTCAAAGTGAACGGCGAGCAGAATTCCCAAGTAATACAAAAACGCGGGCACGATCGCCGCGAGCATGACGGTCGTATAGCTTATGTTTAAAAATTCCGCCATGACAAAGCCGACGGCGCCCATGATCGGGGGACAGAATTGGCCGCCGGTACTCGCCGTCGCTTCGACCGCCGCGGCGAATTCTTTTTTATAGCCTGTCCGCTTCATAAGCGGAATCGTAATCGTACCGGTTGTTGCGACGTTTGCGACGGCCGATCCGTTTATCATGCCCATGAGGGCGGAGGCTAAGACGGCGACTTTTGCAGGCCCTCCCGGCGTACGCCCGACGAGCGTCAAAGAAAAATCATTGATGAATTTTGAAAAACCGCTGTGCTTTAAAAAAGAGCCGAAGACGACGAATAAAAAAATATACGTCGCAGACACACCGACTCCGACGCCCAAGATTCCCTGAGTGCCCCAAAACTGCGTGACCAGTACGCGCTTTATCGTAAAGCCGTTGTGTCCGAGCTGCCCCGGAATATATTTCCCGAAAAAATTATACGCAAGAAAGAGCGCCGCAAGAAAGGCAAGATTTCCCGAAGTGCGGCGGGCCGCTTCAAAAACGACGGCAAGCGCAAGAGCGGCAACTGCAATTTGAAACGGCGTAACGCGGCCGCCGCCTCGAGCGACCGCCGTATAGTGAAGTATAAAATAACCGAACGTAAAAAGAGCAAAAGCGATGAGAAAAAAATCGACGACGGGAGGAAAGCGGCGCTTTCTGTTTTCTTTTTTTGCTGCAGGATATAACAGAAACGCGAACAAAAGTAAAAAGATGCTGTGAAACGCGCGCAGGTTTACGGCGCTCATCACTCCGACGGTATTGAAATAGAGCTGAAAGACGACCCAAACGCAGAGCAAAACCGTAATGATCTTTTCCGTCGGACCGGTATACACTCTGGTTCGGGAATCGGTATCCGTGTCTTCAAGCAATTTTTGCGCAAGGGCAGCTTCGGTCGATTTCGGCATACGCCTTCCTAAAAGTTTGTATGCGGTCGATTGTATAAACATACATCGGAAAAGTCAATGATTTTGAAAACGCGTAATCTTGAAAACGCGGCACGCGCCTATACGATGCCGTACACATAATGCCGCTCCGCAATTCTTACGATGTGAAAGGACAGATGTTCTGGTCTTAATTTTTCTTATAAAATGTATTATATTTTGAAAACAGATGAGGAATGTATGCAAGATTTTAATTTCGGTATAAAAATCCAAGAGTACAGAAATATGAAGGGCATAAGTTTGCGGGAATTGGCTTCCCGTACCGGTGTTACGGCTTCTATGCTTAGTCAGATAGAAAATAATAACGTCAATCCTTCTATCAATACGCTCCGACAAATTGCAGAAGCATTAGATTTTCCACTCTATGCATTGTTTCAAGAAAATACTTCGATGGAAGATGAACTGATCGTAAGAAAAGGAAATTACCATGTAATCGGAAAAGAAGGCGAGGAAGTCGATTATCGATTATTGACACCGAATACGCGCGGAATGATCGAATTTGTACTTATGACGATTCCTCCCCAAACGGTTTCGTCGGATAAGGAATATTCGCATAAAGGAGAAGAAACGGCATATATCATAGAAGGCTGCGTGTCGGTATATATAAACGGAAAAAGCTATCAGCTTCATTCGGGAGATGCCGTTCGTATTCCTCCGCAAACCCGTCACAAATGGTTTAATCAAAGCGACAAAAAAGTGGAAGTCATTTTTGCCGTTTCACCACCGTCGTTTTAAAAACTTAGACCGGATGCGCTTTATGCAGCTGCCTTTTTTAACTTTTTGATCGATGTTCCAAATCGGATGCTTTTTTATAGTATTCGTTTTTAACCGATTCCGGTACGAGACGTCCTCCGGTTGCCCATGCAATTTGGATACTGTTTTCCATTTTATCGGATAATCTTTGTTCTGCGAGGTAATCTTGAAAAACAGACGATTTTGCCAGCTGAACTACGCCTTCAAATATCGCACAGGAACTCGGTTCGATAAAAATATTTTCGGTATCCGACAGCGCTTTCATGTATCGGTACAGTCTTTCATCCTTTACCGTACATTCACCGGCTACCATTTTA
This Treponema socranskii subsp. buccale DNA region includes the following protein-coding sequences:
- a CDS encoding Crp/Fnr family transcriptional regulator, producing MDTAMLRSLKIFNGMDEKETARAAEALGVCERAYKKGQIIFHAGKTTDTMGMVLSGSVIIENNDLWGNRTILGYIGKGQFFGETYALLENTVLLVDACANEDSSIVFFKIGAVRSMAASGEPWLVKLLSNLLAISVRKNIALSERSFHTARKTSRAKLLSYLNFISLKKKSTEFDIPFDRQQLADYLNLERTALSKELGKMQNDGLITFRKNHFVLNKTKSQGK
- a CDS encoding alpha/beta hydrolase, with amino-acid sequence MIQFKVGLYNLNNDANYNYQLNRLINWDGGDLDETAAVSHDIRTHDDWKHTLIRLGDNALKEGRTENAIAYYRMSEFFMSDGDGDKLAYYKKAVDLFYTYYADYFSSGTVERFDVPFGSIRLPVMHAKAGVDASHKTPKGTILLHGGNDSYFEELFFPMLYFAENGYDVYLFEGPGQGGVLRVQGATFTHEWEKPVTAIVDYFGLDDLVIVGASLGGMLAPRAAAFEKRIKQVIAWSVFPNFLHVSLSDLPDTMQNFFKTLLRLRLKGIINAVLYGHAKKDPALQWALNHGMHAYGVKSPYEWIQKMNDFQMLDIADKIDQDVLILQGAKDHFIDWHLYREEIDALTGAKSVTFRLFTDKEAASNHCQCGNTRLVLDTMLGWLETVRTSG
- a CDS encoding leucine-rich repeat protein, which codes for MNTKNSRLYTKVYKGWVLLGSILLVLCALTGCKGPSDSEGGTPVVTYYHVMTDAQNGTLTAVPAIPSDGKVLKNTEIEFTAAPNLTYEVRSWEISGGQKISGGDPGDVKAKIKVTSDVTVRVIIGKAYTRVAYSDLATHLASASSTEVNYIEITGTIPATDLKGSFDTVDDVAVHGELGKRLKDSGKKIALKLPANIAAGTSMEYCFGGCTNLVSVENIPSGVVNLMGSFEGCTELTGAPSIPNGITTMQGCFKKCISLTTAPAVPESVTILSFCFMKCTELKTAPVVPAAVNTMFHCFNGCSKLPSVTLKCNYHAGKFNDAFYKCPALGVGSITVPKGKLSAYTAAASVMGTTEDKFKEAAD
- a CDS encoding TAXI family TRAP transporter solute-binding subunit, giving the protein MKNVSMKIGFVVIFAAAVLAGCSGKKTAAGGHEKVTIKFPTASASGALYAVGAAITNVWDTKIDFVSASSQASNGGIDNLNQIADGESQVSIAVSSNCWQSYNGTDSFDGAANKNLRIIAGLYFNPNQVVVTKKSGIASLSDIKGKHFAVAAAGSSVEGECKNHFTAAGLNYPSDIQTEYIAFGDAADMLQNGTLDGAWIMSGIPAAAVSQACSSGCNLVGIEDDILEKLRSSYPWYARYTIPAGTYPGQNADVGTTAIKMLMFCNSTLDDETVYMLTKTFWENVDELGNAQRNLKGLTAQDAVKDIAGLPLHEGAKRYYREIGVSVD
- a CDS encoding IS110 family transposase, with translation MTVYIGVDLHKTQFTVHERTEETVESFEQIKQYPTTEVGYAAFLARITEYKIGGFTVKIGVESTGNTRFFKAQVEKVGAHVTVINTLKFKVINESTKKTDKHDASTISEFLSKDMLPESYLCSKGTENLRRLLKSRERLVHSIVGQKNEIHALLVSMGLQDESRSLQSKKGRQEVLDTLSSRSDLVLEAQSVKLMIEIIEQMSQSVKLIEKQLSELTKDDEMVSRLMTIRGCGKITAWIIRSYTEDIGRFASAKKYAAFCGLVPWVQDSNETVRHGRITKRGPQELRTAYVQLVLGIRRCKDTSGWRIMQRLDYMKKNKGSGKSIVAAARKMAEIVWALLTEKQDFDSTKMMGRYKPMSLAEQALVAMN
- a CDS encoding TRAP transporter permease encodes the protein MPKSTEAALAQKLLEDTDTDSRTRVYTGPTEKIITVLLCVWVVFQLYFNTVGVMSAVNLRAFHSIFLLLFAFLLYPAAKKENRKRRFPPVVDFFLIAFALFTFGYFILHYTAVARGGGRVTPFQIAVAALALAVVFEAARRTSGNLAFLAALFLAYNFFGKYIPGQLGHNGFTIKRVLVTQFWGTQGILGVGVGVSATYIFLFVVFGSFLKHSGFSKFINDFSLTLVGRTPGGPAKVAVLASALMGMINGSAVANVATTGTITIPLMKRTGYKKEFAAAVEATASTGGQFCPPIMGAVGFVMAEFLNISYTTVMLAAIVPAFLYYLGILLAVHFEAKRMGLPGLSKEHIPDAVKVLKEQGHLVLPLVLLIAMMAKGFTPLLSAVAAIFAAVGASWLRKDTRMTPDKIIAACVEGAKGAVGVGVSCVIIGVIIGTVTLTSLGLNMGYVILNVVPNKSIYLTGLLVMVMSTILGMGVPGVAAYVIVQAVAVPVLIKTGVLPIAAHLFCLIYACLSNITPPVAISCYVAAGIAGSDQLKTGLLAVRIGLVGFLIPFFFLANPVLLIGSGSAPLAMSLWSVFTASVGTVTLVAGLEGWLLRRASLFERLSLIAIAPLLLYAGVVSDAIGFALLAAVSIYQYVKNRVPAKKISDSEKRS
- a CDS encoding cupin domain-containing protein, which produces MQDFNFGIKIQEYRNMKGISLRELASRTGVTASMLSQIENNNVNPSINTLRQIAEALDFPLYALFQENTSMEDELIVRKGNYHVIGKEGEEVDYRLLTPNTRGMIEFVLMTIPPQTVSSDKEYSHKGEETAYIIEGCVSVYINGKSYQLHSGDAVRIPPQTRHKWFNQSDKKVEVIFAVSPPSF